A part of Dermacentor variabilis isolate Ectoservices chromosome 10, ASM5094787v1, whole genome shotgun sequence genomic DNA contains:
- the LOC142559566 gene encoding uncharacterized protein LOC142559566 isoform X1, with amino-acid sequence MLWRLEVLGFGRHLRLVGRPRAGLPPFESRLPAAATPTEKVRGGPHSRGGVGKKRARGFPYSGNGRDYGRIANGGMKARRQASNAPAPSATKFSSASTPTTFGSPRAGETAPMFVPNAAAYSMEWAV; translated from the exons ATGTT gtggcggctcgaagtccttggattCGGGCGGCATCTTCGCCTTGTCGGACgtcccagagctggtctgccaccttttgagagccgcctcccagcggcggcgacgccgacggagaagGTCCGCGGCGGCCCCCAcagccggggcggcgtcgggaagaagcgagctcgaggcttcccgtactctggcaacggccgcgattatggacggatcgcgaacggag GGATGAAAGCGAGGAGACAAGCCAGCAATGCGCCTGCGCCGTCTGCGACAAAGTTTTCGTCTGCCAGTACACCTACCACCTTCGGCTCCCCCCGGGCAGGAGAGACGGCTCCCATGTTTGTCCCGAATGCCGCCGCGTATTCGATGGAATGGGCCGTTTAA
- the LOC142559566 gene encoding uncharacterized protein LOC142559566 isoform X2: MAVLGLSKERKVSDDVESDIVRAYGSIPTHTGVLGFASTATLRRPRAVQELTTPRQRWATTPVNLHGRSPKQRGLQFNRQRPLRLRPMRDDLQPPASLP; encoded by the exons ATGGCGGTTTTAGGTCTCAGCAAGGAACGTAAAGTCTCCGACGATGTT GAGTCAGACATCGTCCGAGCATACGGAAGCATACCAACGCATACGGGCGTCCTGGGCTTCGCATCGACAGCGACTCTACGCCGACCACGAGCCGTGCAAGAACTGACTACACCTCGTCAACGGTGGGCGACCACACCAG TGAACCTCCATGGCCGAAGTCCAAAGCAACGCGGTTTACAATTCAACCGGCAACGGCCCTTACGTTTGCGGCCAATGCGGGACGACCTTCAGCCGCCTGCATCACTTCCGTAG